The following proteins are encoded in a genomic region of Actinomadura sp. NAK00032:
- a CDS encoding carbohydrate ABC transporter permease: MRAGTAGRGAARSLSRHTLVWVLGSFVVVPLLYAVISGFKTTGDLTADPLGLPHPWKVSNYTGILSSGDFWRQIANSVLIAVATTVITVAVSALAAFAFARYAFRGREFFFTLFAAGLMFPPAVAVLPLFVLLRSFGLLDNPLGIILPQAAFALPITIIILRSFFRTIPGELEEAAIMDGCSRFGFFWRILLPMARPALGTVSVLAIVTSWNNFFLPLLVLADPKWQTIPVGIQQFQGQYSTNYALVIAYIVLAMVPAIAFYALAERQLIGGLTAGATKG; the protein is encoded by the coding sequence ATGAGAGCGGGCACCGCGGGCCGCGGCGCAGCGCGGAGCCTGTCCCGGCACACGCTGGTGTGGGTGCTCGGATCGTTCGTCGTCGTCCCCCTGCTGTACGCGGTGATCTCCGGCTTCAAGACCACCGGCGACCTCACCGCGGACCCGCTGGGGCTCCCGCACCCGTGGAAGGTGTCGAACTACACCGGCATCCTGTCCTCCGGCGACTTCTGGCGGCAGATCGCCAACAGCGTGCTGATCGCCGTCGCCACCACGGTGATCACGGTCGCGGTGTCGGCGCTGGCGGCGTTCGCGTTCGCCCGCTACGCCTTCCGGGGCCGGGAGTTCTTCTTCACGCTGTTCGCGGCCGGGCTGATGTTCCCGCCCGCGGTGGCGGTGCTGCCGCTGTTCGTCCTGCTGCGCTCGTTCGGGCTGCTGGACAACCCGCTCGGCATCATCCTGCCGCAGGCCGCGTTCGCGCTGCCCATCACGATCATCATCCTGCGGTCCTTCTTCCGGACGATCCCCGGGGAGCTGGAGGAGGCCGCCATCATGGACGGCTGCTCGCGGTTCGGGTTCTTCTGGCGCATCCTGCTGCCGATGGCGCGGCCCGCCCTCGGCACCGTGTCCGTCCTCGCCATCGTGACGAGCTGGAACAACTTCTTCCTGCCGCTGCTGGTGCTCGCCGACCCGAAATGGCAGACGATCCCCGTCGGCATCCAGCAGTTCCAGGGGCAGTACTCGACGAACTACGCGCTCGTCATCGCCTACATCGTGCTGGCGATGGTCCCCGCGATCGCCTTCTACGCGCTCGCCGAGCGGCAGCTGATCGGAGGGCTCACCGCCGGCGCCACGAAGGGCTGA
- a CDS encoding carbohydrate ABC transporter permease, producing MTLSATTDDRPRHAARAPRRRGPEASAGERLRGWASSTWFLLPALLLFFLFVLIPIFVAFYTSFFRWGGFGWPEDFTGLGNYRKLADDPVFRGDLWRGLLIIVFSIAVQLPIALGTAVLLNQRMRGRAVYRAIFFAPYILSEVIAGVLFGIIFLPGTGLADKLVGDLPLLGDLAGRWFADPDTALPTLFAVMTWKYFGFHMMIYLAGLQGIPTEVLEAASIDGAGPWRRFRSVTLPLLGPTLRISVFLSVIGSLQLFDLVWVTTTGGPTHSTETMAVTMFQFGFKRYQMGYASAISVAMFLICMVFSLLYQRYALRRDLQGAVTNAGGRR from the coding sequence ATGACCCTGTCCGCCACGACCGACGACCGGCCGCGGCACGCCGCTCGGGCCCCGCGCAGGCGGGGCCCGGAGGCGTCGGCGGGGGAGCGGCTGCGCGGCTGGGCGTCCAGCACCTGGTTCCTCCTGCCCGCCCTGCTGCTGTTCTTCCTCTTCGTCCTGATCCCGATCTTCGTCGCGTTCTACACGAGCTTCTTCCGCTGGGGCGGCTTCGGCTGGCCCGAGGACTTCACCGGCCTCGGCAACTACCGCAAGCTGGCCGACGACCCCGTGTTCCGCGGCGACCTGTGGCGCGGCCTGCTGATCATCGTGTTCTCGATCGCCGTCCAGCTGCCGATCGCGCTCGGCACCGCGGTCCTGCTGAACCAGCGGATGCGCGGCCGGGCGGTCTACCGGGCGATCTTCTTCGCGCCCTACATCCTGTCCGAGGTGATCGCGGGCGTCCTGTTCGGCATCATCTTCCTGCCGGGCACCGGGCTCGCCGACAAGCTCGTCGGGGACCTGCCGCTGCTCGGCGACCTCGCCGGCCGGTGGTTCGCCGACCCCGACACCGCGCTGCCCACCCTGTTCGCCGTCATGACGTGGAAGTACTTCGGCTTCCACATGATGATCTACCTCGCCGGGCTGCAGGGCATCCCGACGGAGGTCCTGGAGGCCGCCTCGATCGACGGGGCCGGCCCCTGGCGGCGGTTCCGCAGCGTCACGCTGCCGCTGCTCGGCCCGACGCTGCGCATCAGCGTGTTCCTGTCCGTCATCGGCTCCCTCCAGTTGTTCGACCTCGTGTGGGTCACCACGACGGGAGGGCCGACGCACTCCACGGAGACGATGGCCGTCACCATGTTCCAGTTCGGCTTCAAGCGCTACCAGATGGGCTACGCGAGCGCGATCAGCGTCGCCATGTTCCTCATCTGCATGGTGTTCTCCCTGCTGTACCAGCGCTACGCGCTGCGCCGCGACCTGCAGGGCGCGGTCACCAACGCGGGAGGCCGCCGATGA